The Rosa rugosa chromosome 1, drRosRugo1.1, whole genome shotgun sequence genomic sequence GTTACTTGAGGTTTAAGTAAGCAGTGCACTAGGCTCCTGTTATCTATTGGTTCACTTATAAGATTCTTTGCAAGCTTTCTCTCCTGTAAGCTTAAGTATGAAAATATATTGCAGACACAGCAGTACAAAAAGCATCTGTTTGTTGATCTGTGACTGTTGTGTTGATATAATGAAGACATGCCATGGACCTTTATGTTCTGTTTCAAGAGGTTTTAATATTGAAAAACtggtcttttatttttattatttctttccttaaaaGTAACCACATCATACAAAATAGTAATTATTGGTGTTTCTATTCCatggaaagaaagagaaaggtcCAGGTGCATTCCTCCAAAGAATGTGTGTTCTTAGGAGTAGTCTAAACATTAGATTTGATGCCCTAATGTTATAATTGTGGAACCATCTCGTTTTGTCAGCCGTTACCAATATTAAAGAATGATTTAGAATTCAGAAAGTTTCTCAATTCAGAACTTAGTTGGTGATTATAATAAATATACCCATCCTTTCGAAATAAAAAAATGGTTTGAATGTAAACTGGAGCTTAAAAAAATCAACATTTGAGCACTCATAAAAAAAGTACTGATTACTAATTTCCAAATTACTAATAATTTATGGTCAGGATTTCACatgaaataataaaataattgtTGGTGGGTAGGGGAGATGGGGGCGTGGTGATTTCTGTCCTGTGAATGGCTTCGCCTTCGCTAACAACTAACATGAGTTTCCTAAGTTTTGATTTGGTGAAAACAAATCGTTTGAGTCATCACTGTCAAGCTGGGATAAGATGCAAACTGCTCTAATTATTCATGGAGATACATCGTACTAGTTTGAAGATAGTAACAGTAGGTTGTACTTTTGTATATTCCCCTTGCAGTTACCTTATATATGCTTTCATTTATTGTACTAGGCAATGAAACAAAGAGATGAAGAGCTAGAAAGAGAAGTTCAGCTGCTTAAGAAGAAGCTTGAAGAGCTGGAACAGCTTGCAAAAGGTAGAGGAATTGCTGGCCTTTTCAGTTTCAGGCATGCTCAAGCTACTGATAATGGAAACCGAAATCCCAGCTTGACCCCAGAAAAGATCGTGTAGAGCACATAGCATCACTGTAAGTACCTCTATTCAGCATACTTTCTTGAGTCTTGAGTTCTTGACTGACAAGGAGATTTTATCATAATGCACTACTTTCTTTGGATGCATATTGGAAAACTATCAGTCAGTACTTAGTATtgacatttttctttctttctattattttcttttgcagAAACTTGGTAAGATCCAGAACGCAAGTATTCAGTCACATAAAGCTATATTGCCTGGTGCCTGTTATCAACAAAGCAGCTGACATATTTGATTTCTAACCCTTCGGACATGCAAATATGCCATTTCAGGATTTGATAATATCATTGTTCGATTCCTCTGAGACTATCAAGTAGTTATGATGAACATCATTCAATTTTTTCTCAGGTTGTTCAAGCATAGATCGATGAGCTGATCATTTGACAACTGCAATGCTGTCTAGATATGGTCTGATCCTCTTGGGTTGAGTAGTAGAGCCCGAAATTACATTTGGGGGGAACTGCCGTACAATATGCACATATATGTTAGCGAAATCGACAACATAGTTACTTGTCATGAATTGGTTTATTCATCATAAAGGTGGTTTTACTACTCTAGGAAGATGATAGAGATTGTTCAGGATTGTTCATAACTTTTAATCAAGTGCtcacttataacatttatttcCAACAAAATATGAAAGAGGTATCTAGTAAAACATAAAAAGCAATTTGGACTTTAGACATTTTGTATATCATACTGTATACATTGTATTGGTTGATGGGGCTTTAATGAGGATTattaaaatgaggactagttaaAGACTTTCTAATTAACGGTCATTGTATtgtgagactcacttttcgatcacatttcggtaGATCAACTGTTAAATGCTTAGATTTTCATGAGTACATTATTTATGCAagttttcaaccaaattgaaaatcgttaagacattcataatcgtgatttaaaATATAGTAGtctttctccacacatgctctgcatgtgcaagttattattatttttttcagaaaataaaaaagaaaagatcgGAGTTAGTTATTGTagatctctactactataaatggaGGCCCTTTTTTTGTGTCAAagggcttcaccaaattttaaagtgcctataatacccttcaataatataattatcaaattaagttaataaaatataaatagataaaaatgTACCTTGAAAAAATAGTCAAACCACCACTTTTTTatgttcaaaaaataaataactactATTCTTTTTAGTCTatctatttttcattaacatCATAATATCACCCGCGAGATACGCGGGCACATTGCTAGTAAAAGATAatggggagagaaaagtgggttttagatactttttttatttatttttttaataaaaatatattttgtaaatgtcttaattatcattctgatttaattaattcttaaagtttattaatcttttagggtcatttctgtcaaaattctagattttggctaacaaaatctcttctcttaataatagtatagataaacaTGAACAGTttatgtttgacagatttggtttgtcCATTAATTTGATATGTTCAGTACTTTAACGATTaggaatttgaaagaaaatttttagaaatgatttacTCATGCATACCTAAACATCTAATGGTTGATTTGTGGAACTGTAACAAAAAAATGGGTCTTTGAAACCGTTGATAAGAAAATCCTcaattagttctcattttaaAGGTCCTTATTAGAACCTCTCCCTTGTATTGGTCAAGTCTCAAGAAAGGGGCATACAATTCAGTAAGGTTAGTACCAAATTTCCTTGTCATAAGATTGCCGTACCAATTTTAAACTTATGTAACCACTAAGATGTTCGAAAATAAGGTGAAAATAACGCTTTTTTGAAGAACACAAATCAATatagcaaacaaagaaatatTAACATGAGTAAAAAAATTATGCTCGATCACAATCAAAACATGGATCTGGATCGAAGggtaaaaagtaaaacaaaacaGATTGACTTTTACCTTACATGAGGATCGACGTAAATGCTCAAAACATGGAAAATATCAAAATAATtttaatacatatatatattcttgtttttaatttataaaattTAGGGCTTTTCCCATCTATAAATATAGAGAGACCATTGTTGCTGTTTTCATATTATTGTTCAACACGTCTCTCCAGGGCTTTGCCCAAATCTCGGAACCCAAAAATCTGCACAGCGAGCATTCAGGTCAGGTCACTCGCCATTGTTTCCGGTGGAGTTTTTATGCTCTTCTTGTTTCCATTCTCTGGGCTTTGCTTTTACGATCTCAACCACACCATCCACCGGTTCTTCAATATGATCACACGACTAAGCTTTTCAATTCCTCCAAATTTAGTTTCCGACTTTTGATTTCATGTTTCACATCTTGGATTGCCCTACAAAATTTGTAAATTAAAGTAATGGAGGTCACATTCCCTTTGCTTTGGTCTTCTTGAACGTTTCTCTAGTCTAGTCTTGTTTATAATTCCGTGTGAATCTTTGGCAAGGATTTAGTCATATCTTGAGGCCTTATTTTTTTGCTGTTTGGCGATTTTTGTTGTGGTTTTGTTGATATTTTGGGGAGGATTAAGAGAGCTATGCCGGTTTTCGGCTGTGATTATGCAATGTAGTTTGAGGGATTATTGAATCAATGCATACTGGATTTGTTTTAGGAGTTTGAGGAAAGGGGAGCAATGATCAAGGACTCCAAGGGCAAGTGTGAGTCGTCGTCTCACAAGCTCTTGAAGGAAAAAGCAAAGACTCGCGTGGACTACCTTCAAGCTTTTCTGACCAATCTCAAGAGTGTGACGAAGGAGAACCGGACTGATGACAATGCAACCTTGGAGGAAGTGAATAAGATGCTTCAGGAGTGGAAAGCTGAGCTCAATGAGCCGTCTCCTGCGTCTTCTCTACTAGTGCGTAATTGTAATTTTGTGGTGGCACTAGTTTTCCACTGTGTTTTATGTGCTCTTTGTTCTCTTCTGAAATTTTACTTTTGCGATTTGTGCAGGCTGATAGTCTGGGATCGTTTTCAGAGGAGTTAGCACGTCTCTTGAGAACTGATGAGGAGGATGATGCAACAAGTCCATTAAAGGAATTGCTACCTACTAAGCCAGAGAGCGATCTTCAAAACCTTCATTTGGGTAATTTGGTGCAATTTACAGAGGTGAATATTCTTCCTGACTGTCAATTTAAcattgttttgaataaaaacAGTATGTTTCTGATTGTTCTGCTATTGTAACTAACTTTACCTATGGTGTCCTCTAGATTTTCTTTTAGTTTACACAGTTTTTCCATGGTGTTGTGCAATATCTGGCATGAAATTTTTATTGCACAACACCATCTGTGTTAGATGTCAGGATTTATGGTGCAATATGCTAAATTTTTTGCAGTCCAATTTGGCCCACTTTTCAGgtgtatttgtttatttattgacCTGCACTTATTTTAGTCCTCTCTATTAAGTAACAACTAAAACTGATGCATTTTTACATGTGCGTGCCTTGTGCAAACATAATTACTAATATGTTTAGGAGGTGATTATTGCTGTAACATATAGTTTTCTTGAACAagcttacttttttttttttttttttttttttttttgaacaagctTACTTGATATTTCAGAATATTATGATGCAACCTACCCATACTTTTGAAGTTTATTGTTTGCCAAATTGATAGCATGCGTAATTATTGCTATAGCACATAGTTTCTTAAACAAGCTTGATATTTTAGAGTATTATTGCAACTTACCCATACTTTTGAAGTCTATTGTTTGCCAGATTGATAGCATGTGTGATTTAGGGTTGGTAATTGATCAAACTGTTTTTCTTTAGTTTCATCATAGAATGTTATTGTATTCTTggttgttttaaatttttttttttgttggtgctGTATTCTTGAAAGTTTTCATTAGTTGTTTTTGTATGTAGTGCCTTTCAGAATTGTAAAGGTAGGTTTACTTAGTTGTGATTGATTACTAATTTACTTAACTGCTTGGCCATTTATTTAGGATTTTTATGTTTCTCCGGAGCCTCAAGAAACTTTTCAAGAATTTTATCAATGCGGAGACACTGCTTCAGGTTTCCAGAATCTAATGGTCGATAACTCTGGTTTTGATCATCACTTTGATTTTCATCAATATGTCAATGAAGGGCCATTCATTGGGGGGAACGATGTGAAACAGCCTGAAGAGGATGCTGCGCCAAGTGTTTTGCCAGTTATCTCTCCTACAGAACCTTCTTTTTTGGGGCCAACATGTGCTCTTTGGGATTGTTCCAGGCCTGCGGAATGTGGAAAGGACTATTGCTGTAACTTTCATGCTACATCAGCATTAGAAGAGGGTCAACCTGGAAAATCTCCAGTTTTTCGTCCTCGTGGCATTTCTTTAAAGGATAATGCACTTTTTGATGCACTTATTGCTTGGAATCAGGGAAAAGCTGTGGGCATACCCAATTGTGAAGGGGCAGCTACTCTAAAATCTCCATGGAATGACTCTAGTAAGACATTTACCTATTGATTAGGTTCTTCAGTTATCTTTCATATCCATGCTAATGCATTGCTCAGTTTTATCCAtctacttttatttttatgttttttttttcttcctctatTGGCTAGTAGTATGATGGATGTTATTTATTTTAATCCTATGGTGTCTcttttaatttatattttttatttattttaaattaacagCCTCACTTTGAATATTGCAGAGCTATTCAATCTTTCTTTCCTTGAGGGTGAAACAGTTAGAGAGTGGCTCTTTTTTGATAAGCCTAGAAGGGCATTTGGGACTGGAAACAGAAGACAGAGGTCATTGCCAGATCACAGTGGACGTGGTTGGCATGAATCAAGAAAGCAGATCATGAAGGAATTTGATGGGCAGAAAAGGTCCTATTATATGGATCCACAGCCCTCAATTGATCAGGACTGGCATTTGTTTGAATATGAGGTCAACAATTCTGATGCCTGTGCTCTATATAGGTTGGAGTTAAAGTTTGGCAGTGTAAAGAAAAGTCCAAAAGGAAAAGTATCAAATGAGGTTGCTGATCTGCAAAAGAAGATGGGAAAGCTCACTGCTGAGGTTGCCACTGATGGTGCAAACAATGCCAAAGGGAAAACTAAGAAAAAGGCTGATGCTGGCAatattttttcttctcaaagtcCGATGACTTCAACTCCCTGAACTTTCCACTATCTTGAAAATGTTACCGTAAAGTAGTCACAAAAACCCGGAGTTGGTTCAACTTGCCACTAATATGGCTGACTATTGTAGTGTACTTAGTTGACAAAACGTATGAAAAGAATCTAACTATCTATACGCATGATCATGTAAATGTTGTGTGGTCTTTTCCAGTGTTGGTCTATTTTGGTGCTGGAAGTTTCGTCCCCCGTCCATGCTAGTTTGTTTTGTGGGTAACGAGTCactaatgcgagtaatgatggtcACCTGATTTGCTTGTCTGCCTGGTTATGTGCTTTTGCTGCATTGAAAGGAATCTTGGTTCTTGTTTGGCTTTTCTCGTTTCTTTTTATGGACATGTCTGTATCCTATAGTAGTGTGTATCCTATAGTAGTGTTATCATCACACTTTAAAGATCACTCTGCAAGCGCAACTGCGGTTGAGTAAACTGTTCGGATAATGATATTACTATGCAAAAAGATATGTTTTGGCGTATCAAAAATGATTTTGACAAGTAGAGTGGGATGTATCACAAACCTCACATGACAGAACAGATTAAGATAAATCCCATAGTGATTAGCCATTGTAACATTACCAAATAAGCTAATGTCAGCAGATGTACAATTTGtatctcttttctctttgaacAGAATTAAAAGTACAGACATATCATCAGATATACAATTTGATCCATTCTGGACCTTCTTCTTAACAAACATTAATAAAACTCAGTTAAGGAGATGTGGGCAATAAGCTTGATGATGTCTGAGCCCCATCAGTGTTACCTTTGTACAATGCACAAAGAAAGTTGATGCTGATGGCGAAACATCTTCATTCATGTTGATGTTCACACGATGGGGAAGTAATTCTTGCACTCTTCCATGCCCTGAAAACTCTGTTTATCTGCTAACAAACAACGCAACATTTGCTGGCAAGACCCAAGTTGGATAAGCAAAACCTCCAGCGATTTGAACTGATCAAAACATTAGATAAGATCTATGCTTTGTTACCATTACATAATGAAAAGGCTTTATGCTCCTTCACATCAATGCCACCATGTCTTCTCTAACTGCCCTGTCTTTATCAACTTGTGCAAAATAAAGGATTCATCCTCTTTCCTtttcagctttttttttttgtccctaCATTCATTGCATCTTCTTAGTGGAGCTGCATTCTTGGATGATTTGGCAACAAGGTTTTGCTTGCATTCTCAGAATGTTGCTTATGGAGAATACCATGCAAACGCCCCAGAAACTGCTCCTCTAATGAATCAAAAGCCATGCCCAATCTATTTAGCTGGTCCATTGCATTTACATTATACATGAACAAGCCATAGTAAAGATCAAAACTATCTCCTACTGTATTCTCCACCAAATTCAATAAAGTCTTGTAACCATTTGTAAAGATAGGTGTCGACTCCAAACCCAGCTTTTCCAAAACCCTTCCTATTGTGTGCGTAAGGAATTGTGACCCTGCTGCATGCCTATCATGCTCTGCACAAGACATTTCAACCATTCGACACCCTTCAAGAGCAAAGATATCAAGAAATCGGTCACAGAGTGATACCCTTGATTCGTCACTTCCCACCCTGACCTTATCATAAACAAAAGGAAGAGCCTCCCACCCATTTTTACCACTCTCTGGTCCAAACATAGGATGCGTACAGAGAATATCAAAATTCAATGGCAACTTTTGAAGAAACAAGTTTTTTGGAAATTCTTTAACTGAAAGAACATCAACAAACAAAGTATTCCTCATCAACCTCTGAACTGGAAATGACCTGACAACTTTCTCAGTTGAAAGAATAGAGGTACAAAAAAGTATCACTTCTGGATGCTCTTTGCAAAGTTCCTCGACATCAGAGAAGTAAATTACCCCCAACTTTTGAGCCACATCATAGTAGTCTGATCGAGAATAGGCTAGAACTATATGACCTTGACGTATAATAGTTTTAGCAAGAAACTGACCAAAGTTCCCAAAACCAACAATTGCAATCTTGAGCCTTGAGTTGTCATCAAAGTGGTCAGATATCTGTGCTTTACGGTTAGATACCTGAGCAATCTTATGCGACCTGAAGGTTGCAATAAACTTATTTGTCAAGAGATCAATTATATGCAGCCCTAACCTAAAAGCTTAAGTCAAAAGCTTCAAAAATTGTAGAACTAACATTTTGAACAAAGAAACCAACTGAGGATATTAAAGCACTAAGTCACTAACTAAGGTTTAAAAAGAGTGCCTTGATGACATAAAAATGAACTTTGGTCGCCTTGATAACTAAGCTTCAACAATTGCAatcttgttttttccttttttggtaAACAAATGAATCAATTAAATCCAAACATAAAAAAGGGCAGATTCTGTAAATTGATCACAAACAACCAACAAAATAAAAACTAGCTAGCAGTAATTCAGCTAATAGACACCATCCAAAGACACACAGGAACTAACCAAGGAACAACTAAGAATCTAGCAACTCAGACAACGAGATACTGAGGCCACAGGCATTATTTTCATGTGCTAAAAAAGCACAGCCATTTGCTTgcatttcaattttttcttttactgcTTTTCCATCAAGATGTGAGTTCTACTAGCTAAATAGGGCATATCAGACAAGCAAGAAAAAAGCAAATAACTCATCCATTCCAAGTTGGAAAATTCATCTCTACAACAAAAACAGGACCAAAATTTAGATGCACTGGAACTTTACCTCATATCTTTTGAAGAAGATTCCGAGGAAGCTCCATTGTGGGATGGGTTAGACACCTTGTACTCCTCGTGCCCCATTTGTACCTTCTCTGCATTATCAAATACTTGCTTTCCCACAACATCATGCAAATAACCAAAAAGCTGTTTCTTCAAAGTGTCAAAAGCCAAGTCCAACCTCTCAAACATCTCAAATGCATTTTTGTTGTACATGAACAACTCATAATATAAATCAAAACTATCCCTAGCTGTGTTGTCCGCCAAATCCAACAATGTCTCATAACCTTTTGTATTTATTGGAGTCGATTCCAATGTCAACATCCCCAAGACTCTCCCAACTGTGTGGGTAATAAACTGCGAACCTGCGACATACTTATCCTGCTCAGAACAGCTTACTTCCACCATTCTACACCCTTCTTTCTCAAACATGTTTAAGAAGTTATCACAGAAAGAAATCCCCACTCCGTCAGAGCCAATTCGAACCTTTTCGTACACAAAAAACATGCCATTCCACTCATGTTTGCCTCTCTCAACTCCGAACATTGGGTTGGTGCAAAGAACATCTAAATAGCTAGGCAACAACTTGAGTAACAATGCTTTTGAAAACTCTTTGACAGGAATCATGTCAACAAACAATGTGTCATGCTTAAGGCGCAGGAGAGGTAAAGATCTGAGGACGGATTCTGTGGAGATTATGGAGGTGCATAGCAAAATGACCTGCGGATTCTGTTCACAGAGGTCCTGCGGGTCAGAGAAATATGAAATGCCGAGGTCTTGGGCCATTTTGG encodes the following:
- the LOC133724848 gene encoding transcription factor VOZ1-like; its protein translation is MIKDSKGKCESSSHKLLKEKAKTRVDYLQAFLTNLKSVTKENRTDDNATLEEVNKMLQEWKAELNEPSPASSLLADSLGSFSEELARLLRTDEEDDATSPLKELLPTKPESDLQNLHLGNLVQFTEDFYVSPEPQETFQEFYQCGDTASGFQNLMVDNSGFDHHFDFHQYVNEGPFIGGNDVKQPEEDAAPSVLPVISPTEPSFLGPTCALWDCSRPAECGKDYCCNFHATSALEEGQPGKSPVFRPRGISLKDNALFDALIAWNQGKAVGIPNCEGAATLKSPWNDSKLFNLSFLEGETVREWLFFDKPRRAFGTGNRRQRSLPDHSGRGWHESRKQIMKEFDGQKRSYYMDPQPSIDQDWHLFEYEVNNSDACALYRLELKFGSVKKSPKGKVSNEVADLQKKMGKLTAEVATDGANNAKGKTKKKADAGNIFSSQSPMTSTP
- the LOC133724847 gene encoding arogenate dehydrogenase 1, chloroplastic-like translates to MLKIAIIGFGNLGQSLAKTFADLGHMVLAHSRCDHSKMAQDLGISYFSDPQDLCEQNPQVILLCTSIISTESVLRSLPLLRLKHDTLFVDMIPVKEFSKALLLKLLPSYLDVLCTNPMFGVERGKHEWNGMFFVYEKVRIGSDGVGISFCDNFLNMFEKEGCRMVEVSCSEQDKYVAGSQFITHTVGRVLGMLTLESTPINTKGYETLLDLADNTARDSFDLYYELFMYNKNAFEMFERLDLAFDTLKKQLFGYLHDVVGKQVFDNAEKVQMGHEEYKVSNPSHNGASSESSSKDMRSHKIAQVSNRKAQISDHFDDNSRLKIAIVGFGNFGQFLAKTIIRQGHIVLAYSRSDYYDVAQKLGVIYFSDVEELCKEHPEVILFCTSILSTEKVVRSFPVQRLMRNTLFVDVLSVKEFPKNLFLQKLPLNFDILCTHPMFGPESGKNGWEALPFVYDKVRVGSDESRVSLCDRFLDIFALEGCRMVEMSCAEHDRHAAGSQFLTHTIGRVLEKLGLESTPIFTNGYKTLLNLVENTVGDSFDLYYGLFMYNVNAMDQLNRLGMAFDSLEEQFLGRLHGILHKQHSENASKTLLPNHPRMQLH